One Nocardia farcinica genomic region harbors:
- a CDS encoding MspA family porin → MKIHKNTLRAAGACAAATVAFGMLSAGAANADTFVPLPGGEITKTLSDGTVVTVRLVGESATISPSMGATPVHRNAWVSGSAQVEISGGGEDVGGKIYPGYVVGCQVNIDGGGVEGGVEGSADWSGDTVTGGVGAESGGELTLGPGQAKSFYILDIEKPDDYGNEDHATNNKFKGNSGSVTWADSTIGLSGCAGYAQARSFVKVKVETDNVMSVVTLWGQPFSLG, encoded by the coding sequence ATGAAGATCCACAAGAACACACTGCGGGCGGCAGGCGCCTGCGCCGCGGCCACCGTCGCGTTCGGCATGCTGTCCGCGGGTGCGGCCAACGCCGACACCTTCGTTCCGCTGCCCGGCGGCGAGATCACCAAGACCCTGTCCGACGGCACGGTGGTGACCGTGCGTCTGGTGGGCGAGTCGGCGACCATCAGCCCGTCGATGGGCGCCACCCCGGTGCACCGCAACGCGTGGGTGTCCGGTAGCGCGCAGGTCGAGATCAGCGGCGGCGGCGAGGATGTCGGCGGCAAGATCTACCCCGGTTACGTGGTGGGCTGCCAGGTCAACATCGACGGCGGCGGCGTCGAGGGCGGCGTGGAAGGCTCGGCCGACTGGAGCGGTGACACCGTGACCGGTGGCGTGGGCGCGGAGTCCGGCGGCGAGCTGACGCTCGGCCCCGGCCAGGCCAAGTCGTTCTACATCCTCGACATCGAGAAGCCGGACGACTACGGCAACGAGGATCACGCCACCAACAACAAGTTCAAGGGCAACAGCGGCTCGGTCACCTGGGCCGATTCGACCATCGGTCTGTCGGGCTGCGCGGGCTACGCCCAGGCGCGGTCCTTCGTCAAGGTCAAGGTCGAGACCGACAACGTGATGTCGGTCGTCACTCTGTGGGGTCAGCCGTTCAGCCTCGGCTGA
- a CDS encoding MspA family porin, translated as MSNNRTSGLRGGGRVVGIGAAATIAVGLFSTGAANADTFVPLPDGQKVGPGVTITRTGEHAVISPSMAANGAGRVAWVSGNATADVTVTPEGEVGPNNGPAGDPGTNNSSTHGASQLNTGYIVGCQVSIGDDAISAGLSGGIDLEGGSIGGSIGLDLGPGDVKFVQIDYKDITKPGVYSVEYQDVEIQIQGCAGYAQARSYTVVEIIGDHYSKTTLYGMPFSIG; from the coding sequence ATGAGCAACAACCGCACCAGTGGGTTGCGCGGCGGCGGTCGCGTCGTCGGGATCGGCGCCGCCGCCACCATCGCCGTCGGCCTGTTCTCGACCGGCGCTGCCAACGCGGACACGTTCGTTCCGCTGCCGGACGGTCAGAAGGTCGGCCCGGGCGTCACCATCACCCGTACCGGTGAGCATGCTGTGATCTCGCCCTCGATGGCGGCCAACGGCGCGGGACGCGTCGCGTGGGTCTCGGGCAACGCGACCGCGGATGTCACCGTCACCCCCGAGGGTGAGGTCGGCCCCAACAACGGTCCGGCCGGCGACCCGGGCACCAACAACTCCTCGACCCACGGCGCCTCCCAGCTGAACACCGGCTACATCGTCGGCTGCCAGGTCAGCATCGGTGACGACGCCATCTCGGCCGGCCTGTCCGGTGGCATCGACCTCGAGGGCGGCTCGATCGGTGGCTCCATCGGCCTGGACCTCGGCCCCGGCGATGTGAAGTTCGTCCAGATCGACTACAAGGACATCACCAAGCCCGGTGTCTACTCGGTCGAGTACCAGGACGTGGAGATCCAGATCCAGGGTTGCGCGGGCTACGCCCAGGCGCGGTCCTACACCGTGGTCGAGATCATCGGTGACCACTACTCGAAGACCACCCTCTACGGGATGCCGTTCAGCATCGGCTGA
- a CDS encoding type 1 glutamine amidotransferase domain-containing protein, with the protein MAEILFVMSGADHWTLADGTKHPTGFWAEEFVAPYEVFTAAGHTVTVATPGGVVPSVDRGSLAPEVNGGPENAAKLAEAVRTAAPLQHPVPLAEVDPADYAAVFYPGGHGPMEDLPTDADSGRVLAQALSSGKPLGVVCHGPAALLATADADGNSPFAGYRLTAFSNAEEEQAGLAAKAPWLLADRLRELGVEYREGEPWAPHIEVDRTLYTGQNPASSRPLAEEIVRALD; encoded by the coding sequence ATGGCCGAGATCCTGTTCGTCATGTCCGGCGCCGACCACTGGACGCTGGCCGACGGCACGAAGCACCCGACCGGGTTCTGGGCGGAGGAGTTCGTTGCCCCCTACGAGGTGTTCACCGCGGCAGGGCACACGGTGACCGTCGCGACACCGGGCGGGGTGGTGCCGAGCGTGGACCGGGGCAGCCTGGCGCCCGAGGTCAACGGGGGGCCGGAGAACGCGGCGAAGCTGGCCGAGGCCGTGCGCACCGCCGCGCCGTTGCAGCATCCCGTCCCGCTGGCCGAGGTGGATCCGGCCGATTACGCCGCGGTGTTCTATCCGGGCGGGCACGGCCCGATGGAGGATCTGCCCACCGACGCCGACTCCGGGCGCGTGCTGGCGCAGGCGTTGTCGTCGGGCAAGCCGTTGGGCGTGGTGTGCCACGGGCCCGCCGCACTGCTGGCCACCGCCGACGCCGACGGCAATTCCCCGTTCGCGGGCTACCGGCTGACGGCGTTCAGCAACGCCGAGGAGGAGCAGGCCGGGTTGGCCGCCAAGGCGCCCTGGCTGCTCGCGGACCGGTTGCGCGAGCTGGGGGTGGAGTACCGCGAAGGCGAACCGTGGGCGCCGCACATCGAAGTCGATCGCACCCTCTACACCGGACAGAACCCGGCGTCGTCACGGCCGCTGGCGGAGGAGATCGTGCGCGCCCTCGACTGA
- a CDS encoding cytochrome d ubiquinol oxidase subunit II, producing the protein MELSDVVASAMFAGVVAYALFAGADFGSGFWDLTAGGARRGGRLRVLIDHSIGPVWEANHVWLIYILVFLWTAYPGAFAAIMTTLFIPMSLALLGIVLRGANFAFRKYSATINQARLYGALFAGASLITPFFFGTVVGAVASGRVPADGYGDLVGSWVNPTSLIGGTLAVGTSAFLAGVFLTADAARSGDDALAAYLRPRTLVVGAVTGAFAIAAIAPIRRDAPTLGHELLGRALPLIVVSAAAGVLTLVLVYRGRFGWARVSALVAVAAIVLGWAVAQTPWILVDQLLIADAAGARSTLIGLLVVVALAGVTVLPALAYLFWLTQTDAWVREENSTDSDHARRD; encoded by the coding sequence ATGGAACTGTCGGATGTGGTCGCCTCGGCGATGTTCGCCGGGGTGGTGGCCTACGCGCTGTTCGCCGGCGCGGATTTCGGGTCGGGGTTCTGGGACCTCACCGCGGGCGGTGCGCGGCGCGGCGGACGGTTGCGCGTGCTCATCGACCACAGCATCGGCCCGGTCTGGGAAGCCAACCACGTCTGGCTCATCTACATCCTGGTGTTCCTGTGGACGGCATACCCCGGCGCCTTCGCCGCGATCATGACCACGCTGTTCATCCCGATGAGCCTGGCCCTGCTCGGCATCGTGCTGCGCGGGGCGAACTTCGCCTTCCGCAAGTACTCGGCCACGATCAACCAGGCGCGCCTCTACGGCGCGCTGTTCGCCGGGGCCTCGCTGATCACGCCGTTCTTCTTCGGCACGGTCGTCGGCGCGGTCGCCTCGGGCCGGGTGCCCGCCGACGGATACGGCGACCTGGTGGGTTCGTGGGTCAATCCCACCTCGCTGATCGGCGGCACGCTGGCGGTGGGGACCTCGGCGTTCCTGGCCGGGGTGTTCCTCACCGCCGATGCCGCCCGTTCCGGCGACGACGCGCTGGCCGCCTATCTGCGCCCGCGCACCCTGGTCGTCGGTGCGGTGACGGGCGCGTTCGCGATCGCGGCGATCGCCCCGATCCGCCGCGACGCCCCGACACTGGGCCACGAGCTGCTCGGGCGCGCGCTGCCGTTGATCGTGGTGTCCGCCGCCGCGGGGGTGCTCACTCTCGTGCTGGTGTACCGGGGACGGTTCGGGTGGGCGCGGGTCTCGGCGCTGGTGGCGGTGGCGGCGATCGTGCTCGGCTGGGCGGTGGCCCAGACTCCGTGGATCCTGGTCGACCAGCTGCTCATCGCCGACGCGGCGGGCGCGCGGTCCACGCTGATCGGATTGCTGGTCGTGGTGGCGCTGGCCGGGGTGACGGTGTTGCCGGCATTGGCCTACCTGTTCTGGCTGACTCAGACCGATGCGTGGGTACGCGAGGAGAACAGCACCGATTCCGATCATGCGAGGAGAGACTGA
- a CDS encoding cytochrome ubiquinol oxidase subunit I, whose amino-acid sequence MVVEMWGVLAAGEGPPGLLPARQQMAFSLGWHIVLACFGVAFPAMIFVVHRRGIVRGDAVALGLAKRWATVSAILFAIGAVSGTVLSFEMGLLWPGLMGRYGDVLGLPFAFEGLSFFVEAIFLGIYLYGWGRMPPRRHLLMLVPMAVAGVVGTFCVVSVNAWMNNPTGFRLVDGEVTDVNPWRAMFNDAAFLQFAHMWVGAFMVVGFVVAGVYAAGMLRGRRDEHHRLGFTVPFVFATVAALAQPLIGHVLGMRVHDSQPAKLAAFELATTTEGPAPLRLGGLLIDGEVRGALEIPRLGSIIARNSLTAPIPGLDTVPADEHPPVNITHLAFQTMVAVGTALALLVVVFWVLRWRRRDLLAHRWFLRVAVVAGPLAVLALECGWIATEVGRQPWTVWQVLTTRDAASTSEGLWWSFTIVLLVYLGMTVGAVVVLRSMARRWRAGAVHIAAPYGPGAAPVDEAERAGRP is encoded by the coding sequence ATGGTGGTGGAGATGTGGGGGGTGCTGGCGGCGGGGGAGGGGCCGCCGGGGTTGCTGCCCGCGCGGCAGCAGATGGCGTTCTCGCTGGGGTGGCACATCGTGCTGGCCTGTTTCGGGGTGGCGTTTCCGGCGATGATCTTCGTGGTGCATCGACGGGGGATCGTGCGCGGGGACGCGGTGGCGTTGGGGTTGGCGAAGCGGTGGGCGACGGTGTCGGCGATCCTGTTCGCGATCGGGGCGGTGTCGGGCACGGTGCTCAGCTTCGAGATGGGGCTGTTGTGGCCGGGGTTGATGGGGCGCTACGGGGACGTGCTGGGGTTGCCGTTCGCGTTCGAGGGGTTGTCGTTCTTCGTGGAGGCGATCTTTCTCGGCATCTATCTCTACGGGTGGGGGCGGATGCCGCCGCGGCGGCATCTGTTGATGCTGGTGCCGATGGCGGTGGCGGGGGTGGTGGGCACCTTCTGCGTGGTGAGTGTGAACGCGTGGATGAACAATCCCACCGGGTTCCGGCTGGTCGACGGCGAGGTGACCGACGTGAACCCGTGGCGGGCGATGTTCAACGACGCGGCGTTCCTGCAGTTCGCGCACATGTGGGTGGGGGCTTTCATGGTGGTCGGCTTCGTGGTGGCGGGGGTGTACGCGGCGGGGATGCTGCGGGGGCGGCGCGACGAGCACCATCGGCTGGGCTTCACGGTGCCGTTCGTGTTCGCCACCGTGGCCGCGCTGGCGCAACCGCTGATCGGGCACGTGCTGGGCATGCGGGTGCACGATTCGCAACCGGCGAAGCTGGCGGCCTTCGAGCTGGCCACCACCACCGAGGGACCGGCGCCGCTGCGGCTGGGCGGGCTGCTGATCGACGGTGAGGTGCGGGGCGCGCTCGAGATCCCGCGGCTGGGGTCGATCATCGCCCGCAATTCGCTGACGGCGCCGATTCCCGGGCTGGACACCGTCCCGGCCGACGAACACCCGCCGGTCAACATCACCCACCTGGCCTTCCAGACGATGGTCGCGGTCGGCACCGCGCTCGCGCTGCTCGTGGTCGTGTTCTGGGTGCTGCGCTGGCGGCGCCGCGACCTGCTGGCCCACCGGTGGTTCCTGCGGGTCGCGGTGGTCGCCGGGCCGCTGGCGGTGCTGGCGCTCGAGTGCGGCTGGATCGCCACCGAGGTGGGACGGCAGCCGTGGACGGTGTGGCAGGTGTTGACCACCAGGGACGCGGCGAGCACCAGCGAGGGGCTGTGGTGGAGTTTCACGATCGTGCTGCTGGTCTATCTCGGGATGACGGTGGGCGCGGTCGTCGTGCTGCGGTCGATGGCGCGGCGGTGGCGGGCCGGCGCGGTGCACATCGCCGCCCCGTACGGGCCGGGCGCGGCGCCGGTCGATGAGGCCGAGCGCGCCGGGAGGCCGTGA
- a CDS encoding PQQ-binding-like beta-propeller repeat protein: MSLGAASFRADAPTTSGTGDMTAPAVMGARAARSVTRRAIASSRSTARSAPVLWKLATGCGSAYSVRYHDEKLYLVTTNGTLACLDVAESAVRAAEDGVLPPTVSIKAPEMSAVLPSNTVEITTGAGDGVVVECVERDGRPRVHIVSPGYRREWNGPIPSRHPRIRCEVCGRIRARRLLLPARRHPPPAVRGNRATPHRPLGDRTIH; encoded by the coding sequence ATGTCACTGGGTGCTGCTAGCTTTCGCGCCGACGCACCGACGACGAGCGGGACCGGGGATATGACCGCGCCCGCGGTGATGGGGGCACGCGCGGCGCGCTCGGTCACCCGTCGCGCCATCGCCAGCTCGCGCTCCACGGCCCGTTCGGCGCCGGTGCTGTGGAAGCTCGCCACCGGCTGCGGCTCGGCCTACTCCGTGCGGTACCACGACGAGAAGCTCTACCTCGTCACCACCAACGGCACCCTGGCCTGTCTGGACGTCGCCGAATCCGCGGTCCGCGCCGCCGAGGACGGCGTGCTGCCGCCGACCGTCTCGATCAAGGCACCCGAGATGTCGGCGGTCCTGCCGAGCAACACCGTCGAAATCACCACCGGCGCCGGTGACGGCGTGGTGGTGGAGTGCGTGGAGCGCGACGGGCGGCCGCGCGTGCACATCGTCTCCCCGGGCTACCGCCGCGAATGGAACGGTCCAATTCCCTCGCGACATCCGCGAATCAGGTGCGAGGTATGTGGTCGAATCCGCGCGCGGCGGCTTCTACTGCCTGCGCGGCGACATCCGCCGCCTGCGGTGAGGGGCAACCGAGCCACGCCGCACAGGCCGCTCGGGGATCGGACGATCCACTGA
- a CDS encoding AraC family transcriptional regulator, protein MTRFALPETCAADVGTARLWVRLGHAIYLGPSPGLDPHSTAIPSLGVGVDAPFLVRVPEHGDIEARSFLFRARTIHHVARSSGRMLYCFFDPTSTRVAHCLGGMNRAVGGYPVEHRHEAELIALCERDPLDVDRVLELAGMPLPVIRDPRIAAVAAAIRADPAQPQRASEQARGAGLSTSYFLRTFAAQTGTSFRRYVQWARMLRVARAYAAGHDITRAGVDAGFASPSHFSDTSRAMFGLTPTAFLGLGGTLRIIEDQPRPA, encoded by the coding sequence ATGACCCGGTTCGCACTTCCGGAAACGTGCGCCGCGGATGTGGGCACGGCCCGACTGTGGGTGCGGCTCGGGCACGCGATCTACCTCGGCCCGAGCCCCGGGCTCGACCCGCACTCGACCGCCATCCCCTCGCTCGGTGTCGGCGTCGACGCGCCGTTCCTCGTGCGGGTGCCCGAGCACGGCGACATCGAAGCGCGGAGTTTCCTGTTCCGCGCCAGGACGATTCACCACGTCGCGCGGAGCAGCGGGCGGATGCTCTACTGCTTCTTCGATCCGACCTCCACCCGCGTCGCGCACTGTCTCGGCGGAATGAACCGCGCCGTCGGCGGCTACCCGGTCGAACACCGGCACGAAGCCGAGCTGATCGCGCTGTGCGAGCGGGACCCGCTCGACGTCGACCGGGTGCTCGAGCTGGCGGGGATGCCGCTGCCGGTGATCCGCGATCCCCGGATCGCCGCCGTCGCGGCCGCCATCCGCGCCGATCCCGCCCAGCCCCAACGCGCCTCGGAACAGGCACGAGGAGCCGGATTGTCCACCTCCTACTTTCTCCGCACCTTCGCCGCGCAGACCGGGACCAGCTTCCGCCGCTATGTGCAGTGGGCGCGGATGCTGCGGGTGGCGCGGGCGTACGCGGCCGGGCACGACATCACCCGCGCGGGTGTCGACGCCGGATTCGCTTCGCCGTCGCATTTCAGCGACACCTCCCGCGCCATGTTCGGCCTCACGCCGACGGCGTTCCTCGGCCTGGGCGGGACGCTGCGCATCATCGAGGACCAGCCGCGGCCCGCCTGA
- a CDS encoding alpha/beta fold hydrolase, with product MSSSLDSPARETTVDGVRVAYVTAGRGEPLVLLHGWPEDHRAWSHQLAPLAAVRRVIAPDLPGWGASDRDVRLSHDYGGFLGLGFLHRYPHRVRRFALLNSRAHGTFTWPYRLLFGAFTTLASHRATRRLLTVRAMYPLHRWGLRGYVRNGSFSPGLLDDYLSMLRTPEGRRWYAHFWAGYRVRVRPELAAGLAAVDCPTTVIWGRRDPAIPLHTARELASRIPGAHLVLLDADHFLMEQRPAEVTEALLAWLDRPVENTAAAN from the coding sequence ATGAGCAGTTCCCTCGACAGCCCCGCGCGGGAGACGACCGTCGACGGCGTCCGCGTGGCCTACGTGACCGCGGGCCGCGGCGAACCACTGGTGCTGTTGCACGGCTGGCCGGAGGATCATCGCGCCTGGTCGCATCAGCTCGCACCGCTGGCGGCGGTGCGGCGCGTGATCGCGCCCGATCTGCCCGGCTGGGGCGCCTCCGACCGCGATGTCCGCCTGTCCCACGACTACGGCGGCTTTCTCGGCCTCGGTTTCCTGCACCGGTATCCGCACCGGGTCCGCCGGTTCGCGCTCCTGAACTCCCGCGCCCACGGCACCTTCACCTGGCCCTACCGCCTGCTGTTCGGCGCGTTCACCACGCTCGCGAGCCACCGCGCCACCCGCCGCTTGCTCACCGTGCGCGCGATGTATCCCCTGCACCGCTGGGGCCTGCGCGGATATGTCCGCAACGGCTCGTTCTCCCCCGGCCTGCTCGACGACTACCTGAGCATGCTGCGCACCCCCGAAGGCCGCCGCTGGTACGCCCACTTCTGGGCCGGTTACCGGGTGCGGGTGCGCCCCGAACTCGCCGCGGGTCTGGCCGCCGTCGACTGCCCGACCACCGTGATCTGGGGACGCCGCGACCCGGCCATCCCCCTGCACACCGCCCGGGAACTGGCGAGCCGCATCCCCGGCGCGCACCTGGTCCTGCTCGACGCCGACCATTTCCTGATGGAGCAACGTCCCGCCGAGGTCACCGAAGCACTGCTCGCCTGGCTCGACCGGCCTGTCGAGAACACTGCGGCGGCAAACTGA
- a CDS encoding VOC family protein, which translates to MTAEGVKGLRTVVLDCPEPRELAEFYRGLLGGEIIEEESDRTWVALLDPQGRRLAFQLAPEYQPPTFPDPRASQQIHLDILVRDVEVAEPAVLALGAKFVQAAENFRVYTDPVGHTFCLVWLEE; encoded by the coding sequence ATGACGGCGGAGGGTGTCAAGGGTTTGCGGACGGTCGTGTTGGACTGCCCGGAGCCGCGGGAGCTGGCCGAGTTCTACCGGGGTCTGCTGGGCGGTGAGATCATCGAGGAGGAGAGCGATCGGACGTGGGTGGCGCTGCTGGATCCGCAGGGGCGGCGGCTGGCCTTCCAGCTCGCACCGGAATATCAGCCGCCGACCTTTCCGGATCCGCGCGCCTCGCAGCAGATCCACCTGGACATCCTGGTGCGCGATGTGGAGGTCGCCGAGCCCGCGGTGCTGGCGCTCGGGGCGAAGTTCGTGCAGGCGGCCGAGAACTTCCGCGTCTACACCGATCCGGTCGGGCACACCTTCTGTCTGGTGTGGCTCGAGGAGTGA
- a CDS encoding NAD(P)-dependent oxidoreductase, with product MHRSPGILVHGTDREGSSDRRAAAGRGIAVRVCDSRQVPSAECCGDLFAYPGVGSSRQKCVLVAALPRTDTRPNRESRRGCTAQPRDRSFMTGQNTSVTVLGTGSMGTAVAEALLSAGHPTTVWNRAPKRAAASVAAGARQELGIAEAVAASPLIIGTATSFAATRDSLGAAVDALSGRTIITLNSGTPASAREFADWVTEKGAGFLGGAVKNVPGAVGKPDTLLYFGGEREIFDRYYDVLRALGGDLVHLGAEPDTAALYESAVGATLLPALLGFFEGAAMVASRGLPARSMVPYSVKWLQMIESLLPVLAEEIDHRDYTRLGSSIGLFHAAIEDDRRLGEETGVDMSWHSPMHDLLRRAVDEGRAAQSVTALIELLAPDRTAVRDR from the coding sequence GTGCACCGGTCACCGGGAATTCTCGTCCACGGCACGGATCGCGAGGGTAGTTCCGATCGGCGGGCGGCCGCCGGCAGGGGCATCGCTGTACGAGTCTGTGATTCGAGACAGGTTCCGTCGGCCGAGTGCTGCGGTGACCTGTTCGCTTACCCCGGGGTGGGGAGCTCCCGGCAAAAGTGCGTACTTGTCGCCGCCCTGCCGCGCACCGACACTCGCCCCAATCGAGAATCTCGCCGTGGTTGCACGGCGCAACCCCGTGATCGGAGTTTCATGACAGGCCAGAACACTTCGGTGACCGTGCTCGGCACCGGTTCGATGGGCACCGCGGTCGCCGAGGCACTGCTTTCGGCGGGGCATCCGACCACGGTGTGGAATCGCGCCCCGAAACGTGCGGCGGCGTCGGTGGCGGCGGGGGCGCGGCAGGAACTCGGGATTGCGGAGGCTGTCGCGGCGAGCCCGTTGATCATCGGGACCGCGACGAGTTTCGCGGCTACGCGGGACAGTCTGGGTGCGGCGGTGGATGCGCTGAGTGGGCGGACGATCATCACGTTGAACAGCGGAACACCCGCATCCGCAAGGGAATTCGCCGATTGGGTCACCGAGAAGGGTGCGGGATTCCTCGGTGGCGCGGTGAAGAATGTGCCCGGGGCGGTCGGAAAGCCGGACACGCTGCTGTATTTCGGTGGGGAGCGGGAGATCTTCGACCGCTACTACGACGTGTTGCGGGCGCTCGGTGGGGACCTCGTGCATCTGGGGGCCGAGCCGGATACCGCCGCGCTCTACGAATCCGCGGTCGGCGCGACCTTGCTCCCCGCGTTGCTCGGGTTCTTCGAGGGGGCCGCGATGGTGGCGTCGCGCGGGCTGCCGGCGCGATCGATGGTGCCGTATTCGGTCAAATGGTTGCAGATGATCGAATCGCTGCTGCCGGTGCTGGCCGAGGAGATCGACCATCGCGATTACACGCGGCTCGGGTCCTCGATCGGGCTGTTCCATGCCGCGATCGAGGATGACCGGCGGCTCGGGGAGGAGACCGGGGTCGACATGTCCTGGCATTCGCCGATGCACGATCTCCTGCGCCGGGCCGTCGACGAGGGGCGGGCCGCGCAGAGTGTCACCGCACTCATCGAACTCCTGGCACCGGATCGCACGGCGGTGCGGGATCGGTAG
- a CDS encoding inositol monophosphatase family protein, protein MNGLDELLDIARAAVTEGARLLASTPAGKIAAKSDRDYVTELDVEIQMVVQQFLARRTPEIGFLGEEANPAPDLSEQSRWWTLDPIDGTSNFVHGLPLCAVSLALVEHGRSVLGVVNAPFLDLEYHAALDAGASVNDAPMTASTVTRLSDAVISLGDYAVGAGAARKNRERLAITTALAERVERVRMFGSAALDLVWVAEGRTDGCVMLSNNPWDTAAGALIAAESGALVTDTDGSPHTVGSKHTIAAAPGLSAELLRLVADARAGHH, encoded by the coding sequence GTGAATGGTCTCGACGAACTCCTCGACATCGCACGGGCAGCAGTCACGGAAGGCGCACGGCTCCTGGCGAGCACGCCGGCAGGAAAGATTGCTGCCAAGAGCGACCGCGATTACGTCACCGAATTGGACGTCGAGATTCAAATGGTGGTCCAGCAGTTCTTGGCGCGGCGCACGCCGGAGATCGGCTTCCTCGGGGAGGAAGCGAACCCCGCACCGGACCTGTCGGAACAGTCTCGCTGGTGGACCTTGGACCCCATCGACGGCACCTCGAACTTCGTCCACGGACTCCCTCTCTGCGCCGTCTCGCTCGCCCTGGTCGAGCACGGGCGATCCGTGCTCGGCGTCGTCAACGCACCATTCCTCGACCTCGAGTATCACGCCGCCCTCGATGCCGGGGCCTCTGTGAACGACGCGCCGATGACCGCGAGTACCGTCACCCGCCTCTCCGACGCCGTGATCTCTCTCGGCGACTACGCGGTCGGCGCCGGGGCCGCCCGGAAGAACCGGGAGCGCCTGGCGATCACGACCGCACTCGCGGAGCGGGTCGAGCGGGTGCGGATGTTCGGTTCGGCGGCACTCGACCTCGTGTGGGTGGCCGAGGGACGCACCGACGGCTGCGTCATGCTGTCCAACAACCCCTGGGACACCGCCGCCGGTGCTCTGATCGCCGCCGAGAGCGGCGCGCTGGTCACCGACACCGACGGCAGCCCGCACACCGTCGGGTCCAAACACACCATCGCCGCTGCGCCGGGCCTGTCTGCCGAGCTACTCCGTCTGGTGGCCGATGCGAGAGCAGGTCATCACTGA
- a CDS encoding helix-turn-helix domain-containing protein has product MLTDGTVTGELLRELRCAAGIGLRRMAAQTHYTPSYLSLVETGRRPVTEGVLDRYRAVLSDPVLDGVDLRRLSSTVSDPSSAGLSGVDDLAVILDKTRHLEDTVGAATVVSLVRGMDGTARELARHGAGGRPSAALASDVTRYRGWLEHAIGRRMVADRVLRDAVELAQDGAQRAHALSFRSLTARHDGDLAKALDLADGALAEDGVHPALRAFDRYWKAELLARRGEHRAAARELAADPPEYDELPPGGYWYTPGFLGVQRGLVLSCMGRRADGIAEATQGVKAMPAEHRHTDWLNVMLAQVDPDMRD; this is encoded by the coding sequence GTGTTGACCGATGGCACGGTGACGGGGGAACTGCTGCGGGAACTGCGGTGCGCCGCGGGGATCGGGCTACGCCGCATGGCCGCGCAGACCCACTACACCCCCAGCTACTTATCTCTGGTGGAGACCGGCCGCCGACCGGTCACCGAGGGAGTTCTCGACCGCTACCGCGCGGTGCTGTCCGATCCGGTGCTTGACGGCGTGGATCTCCGACGACTCAGCTCCACAGTCTCCGACCCGTCCAGCGCAGGACTGAGCGGGGTTGATGACCTGGCAGTGATACTCGACAAGACCCGCCACCTCGAGGACACCGTGGGCGCCGCGACGGTGGTGTCGTTGGTGAGAGGCATGGACGGCACCGCACGGGAATTGGCGCGGCACGGTGCCGGTGGCCGGCCCTCGGCGGCCCTGGCGTCGGACGTGACCCGCTACCGGGGATGGCTCGAGCACGCTATCGGCCGGCGCATGGTCGCTGATCGGGTGTTGCGCGACGCCGTGGAACTGGCGCAGGACGGGGCGCAGCGGGCACACGCCCTGTCGTTTCGGTCGCTCACTGCCCGCCATGACGGCGACCTGGCGAAAGCCCTGGACCTGGCCGATGGCGCGTTGGCCGAGGATGGGGTTCACCCGGCGTTGCGCGCGTTCGACCGGTATTGGAAGGCCGAGTTGCTCGCTCGCCGCGGTGAGCATCGCGCGGCCGCGCGGGAGCTGGCCGCCGATCCGCCGGAATACGACGAACTGCCGCCGGGCGGTTACTGGTACACCCCGGGGTTCCTCGGGGTGCAGCGAGGCCTGGTGCTCAGTTGCATGGGCCGCCGCGCGGACGGCATCGCCGAGGCGACGCAGGGCGTGAAGGCCATGCCCGCCGAGCATCGGCATACGGACTGGCTGAATGTGATGCTCGCCCAGGTTGATCCGGACATGCGCGACTGA